One genomic window of Myxocyprinus asiaticus isolate MX2 ecotype Aquarium Trade chromosome 5, UBuf_Myxa_2, whole genome shotgun sequence includes the following:
- the LOC127441400 gene encoding ATP-dependent DNA helicase PIF1-like, with amino-acid sequence MLTNIEPAELQCTVAVERLNPAGQAIKRQHMRKATVTLGRNEFLEILLRVHDGKAPQSFMLRDFQLFTRFAKDGKCTVKFTQENTQVLISDCPPDRLKMFLKTLSIKHQASQSSKPMSDRAKLRAGLARSFETISPLQLKDVQKANELRSKVNAPVQLKGPAERSVKALHPNKKPALVLPLALKLSKEQTAVLNAVLSGKNVFFTGSAGTGKSFLLKRIVGSLPPKSTYATASTGVAACHIGGTTLHNFAGIGSGSASLEQCLELAQRPGVLQHWTSCKHLIIDEISMVEAEFFDKLEAIARSIRRSTEPFGGIQLIVCGDFLQLPPVTKGKNKPNFCFQSRSWRKCIHMNMELMEVRRQTDKAFISLLQAVRVGRVTEEVTAQLLKSANHSIERDGILATRLCTHKDDVELTNGSKLKQLPGPVRVFEAVDSDPVLVQTIDSQSPVSQLLQLKVGAQVMLTKNLDVQKGLVNGARGVVIDFQPGSQGLPRVRFLCGAVEVMKRERWMFKASGGLYLSRQQLPLKLAWAISIHKSQGMTLDCVEISLARVFESGQAYVALSRARSLEGMRVMDFDPRVVQANQEVLLFYKKLRKERLLMQSSIEDFVGQSNKENDHW; translated from the exons ATGTTGACAAACATTGAGCCAGCCGAGCTTCAGTGCACCGTGGCCGTGGAGCGCTTGAATCCAGCAGGTCAAGCCATCAAACGCCAGCACATGCGCAAAGCCACCGTCACATTAGGGCGCAACGAGTTTCTGGAAATCTTGCTGCGCGTCCACGATGGAAAAGCTCCCCAAAGCTTCATGCTGCGTGATTTCCAGCTTTTTACTCGCTTCGCAAAGGACGGTAAATGTACAGTTAAATTCACACAGGAGAACACACAGGTTCTGATCTCCGACTGTCCGCCGGATCGTTTGAAAATGTTCCTGAAGACGCTCAGCATCAAACACCAGGCATCCCAAAGCAGCAAACCTATGAGTGACAGAGCCAAACTACGAGCTGGCCTTGCTCGAAGCTTTGAGACCATTAGTCCTCTCCAGCTGAAAGATGTGCAGAAAGCAAACGAGTTGAGAAGTAAAGTGAACGCCCCAGTCCAACTCAAAGGTCCCGCGGAGAGATCT GTTAAAGCACTCCACCCCAATAAAAAGCCGGCCTTGGTTCTGCCCTTGGCACTGAAGCTGAGTAAAGAACAGACTGCAGTTCTCAATGCAGTCTTGAGTGGCAAGAATGTGTTTTTTACAGGCAGTGCAG GAACTGGGAAGTCCTTCTTGCTCAAGAGGATTGTAGGCTCTCTGCCTCCCAAAAGCACATATGCAACTGCAAGTACTGGTGTAGCAGCGTGTCACATAGGAGGGACCACACTGCACAATTTTGCAG GTATTGGTTCTGGCTCTGCTTCTCTTGAACAGTGTCTTGAGCTTGCTCAACGTCCTGGGGTGCTGCAGCACTGGACATCCTGCAAACACCTCATTATCGATGAGATCTCAATGGTGGAAGCAGAGTTCTTTGACAAACTGGAAGCCATAGCCAG ATCCATCAGAAGATCCACTGAGCCATTTGGTGGGATTCAGCTGATAGTGTGTGGAGACTTTCTTCAGCTTCCTCCAGTCACAAAAGGAAAGAACAAGCCTAACTTTTGCTTCCAG TCAAGAAGCTGGCGGAAATGTATCCATATGAACATGGAGCTGATGGAGGTGCGCAGACAAACGGACAAGGCCTTCATCTCTCTGCTCCAGGCTGTGAGAGTGGGCAG AGTCACAGAGGAAGTTACCGCACAGCTGCTGAAAAGTGCCAATCACAGCATTGAGAGAGATGGTATCCTAGCAACCAGGCTGTGCACACACAAGGATGATGTGGAGCTCACAAATGGGAGTAAACTGAAACAGTTACCAG ggCCTGTGCGAGTATTTGAGGCTGTGGACAGTGACCCTGTGCTGGTTCAGACCATTGATTCACAAAGTCCAGTTAGTCAACTGTTGCAGTTGAAAGTTGGAGCTCAG GTCATGCTCACTAAAAACCTAGATGTCCAAAAGGGTCTAGTGAATGGAGCCAGAGGAGTTGTGATCGACTTCCAGCCAGGCAGTCAAG GTCTCCCTCGTGTGCGATTCCTCTGCGGGGCTGTTGAGGTAATGAAGAGAGAGCGCTGGATGTTTAAAGCGTCAGGGGGTCTGTACCTGAGCCGACAGCAGCTGCCACTCAAACTGGCCTGGGCCATTTCAATCCACAAGAGTCAG GGCATGACTCTGGATTGTGTGGAGATCTCGCTGGCACGTGTGTTTGAGAGTGGTCAGGCTTACGTTGCTCTGTCACGGGCACGGAGTCTAGAGGGCATGCGTGTGATGGACTTTGATCCTCGTGTGGTGCAAGCCAACCAGGAAGTGCTGCTCTTCTATAAGAAACTGAGGAAGGAGAGGCTCCTCATGCAG